One Bacteroidales bacterium DNA segment encodes these proteins:
- the yiaK gene encoding 3-dehydro-L-gulonate 2-dehydrogenase, translating into MIIRFRTLLDTFKTILIQNGFPGSQASELSRVFAETTMDGVFSHGINRFPRFIEDVKKGTVYPGTTPALIHNHHALEQWDGQQGAGISNALFCTDRSMELATLQGIGAVGLRNTNHWMRGGSYGWRAAEKGFLFLGWTNTMPNMPPWGASSPRLGNNPFILAIPKRRGPVVLDMAMSQYSYGKLEWHKRSGTELPEYGGYNLQNRLTKDPGELLESKHLLPAGLWKGSALALVLDLSAAIISGGNTTQQIGELSSETSLSQVFISIDTRRFMAEEQQELLIKETLEYIKARQEQLRYPGQRALEDRKKNMAQGVDIPDELWKQIMAL; encoded by the coding sequence ATGATCATCCGCTTCCGGACTCTTCTGGACACCTTTAAAACTATCCTTATCCAAAATGGCTTTCCCGGAAGCCAGGCGTCAGAACTATCCCGGGTTTTTGCCGAGACCACCATGGACGGGGTATTTTCCCATGGGATAAACCGTTTCCCCAGGTTTATTGAGGATGTGAAGAAGGGGACGGTATATCCCGGAACCACGCCGGCACTCATCCATAATCATCATGCACTTGAACAGTGGGATGGTCAGCAGGGAGCCGGTATTTCGAACGCCCTTTTTTGTACAGACAGGAGCATGGAACTGGCCACCCTGCAAGGGATCGGAGCTGTGGGCCTCCGCAACACCAATCACTGGATGCGGGGAGGAAGCTACGGATGGAGGGCCGCCGAAAAGGGATTCCTGTTCCTGGGCTGGACCAACACCATGCCTAACATGCCGCCCTGGGGAGCTTCGTCCCCGAGACTGGGGAACAATCCATTCATCCTGGCCATCCCAAAGCGCAGGGGACCTGTGGTTCTGGACATGGCCATGAGTCAGTATTCTTATGGAAAACTGGAGTGGCACAAGAGAAGCGGAACTGAGCTTCCCGAATATGGAGGGTATAACCTTCAGAACAGACTGACAAAGGATCCCGGCGAGCTGCTGGAATCAAAGCATCTTTTGCCTGCCGGACTCTGGAAGGGAAGTGCCCTGGCACTGGTGCTTGACCTTTCTGCGGCCATTATCTCAGGCGGGAACACCACGCAGCAAATTGGAGAACTCAGCTCCGAAACCTCACTTTCACAGGTATTTATCTCCATTGATACCAGGCGGTTCATGGCTGAAGAGCAACAAGAACTGCTTATAAAGGAGACCCTGGAATACATAAAGGCCCGGCAGGAACAGCTTCGCTATCCGGGTCAGAGGGCACTGGAAGACCGGAAAAAAAATATGGCACAAGGGGTGGATATTCCAGATGAGCTGTGGAAGCAGATTATGGCGCTGTAG